The genomic stretch TGCTCGAGGTAGGAATCGAGGCGCTGGTGCTCGCAGTGCTGGCCTTCGTCGCTTTGAACAGCTGGCGGGCACCGGCCTGGGCCGTGGTGATCGGCGCCGGTCTGCTCGGCGCGGTGCTGCTCTGAGGCCCGACTGGCCGAAGGGAGGATGTCGAGCCGATGGGCAGGACCGAGAGGTACAGTTCTGAGGTACTTGACCGATCTGGCGAGGAGGACCCTGCCGCATGCTGAGCTCCCAAGCTCGCGGACTGAGTCGTCTGTATGCCCTCGATGTGGCGCGGGCCGCGGCGGTCTTCGGCATGATCATCGTCAATGTCGGCCCGTACAACGACGACGGCTGGGCCTCGTGGATCGTGCGGGCGCTCAACGGTCGGGCCTCGATCCTCTTCGTGGTCCTCGCCGGCATCGGCGTCACGTTTCTGGCTCGCCGCTCGCTGACCAAGGGCATCACCCGGCGCAGCACGCTGCTCTGGCGCGGACTGCTGCTGCTGGGCCTGGGGCTGGGGCTGCAGACCCTGGAGCACGGGGTCAACGTGATCCTCTCCACCTACGCCGCACTGTTCTTCCTGGCCGCCTTCATGGTCAAGATGTCCACCCGGTGGCTGTTCTTCTCCGCCGCCGCCTCGGCGCTGCTGGGCCCGGTGCTGTGGATCCTGGCGCGGCAGAGCACCGATTTTCACATCGAGCCGGCTCAGATCGGTGACTCCCCGTTCCAGATCCTGGGTGCCATCCTGATCTCCGGGCCTTACCCTCTGGTGGTCTGGATCGCGCCGTTCTTCCTCGGGGTCTGGCTGGGCCGTCAGCCGCTGGGCAACGCGAAGGTGCAGCGGCGCCTGGTCTACCTCGGAGCCATCACCGGGTTTGGCGCCTTCGGGGCCTCCGAGGTGCTGGTCCGGGTCCTGGGCGAGCCGGACACCTCTGAGGTCGGCTTCGACCGCCTGATCTCCGCGGTGGGCCATTCTCAGATGCCGCTGTGGCTGATCAGCTCCAGCGGCAGCGCGGTGATGGTGCTGGGGATCCTGCTCATCGTCGTGCCCTATTTCAACCAGCGGATCCGGCTGCTGGTCGCGGTGGGGCAGATGCCGCTCACCGCCTATACCGCGCACCTGGTGATCATCGCGCTGTTGATCTACCCCGGGCCCCAGGAGCCGCTTCAGGGCTTCTTGATCAGCTGCGCGATCATGCTGGGGCTGATCCTCTTCGCCGTGGTCTGGATGGCGAACTTCCGCTACGGCCCACTGGAGACGCTGCTGCGCAAGACGCCGGCCTTCCTGCGAGTCAGCTACCGCCTCCCCGAACGGCACCGTCGCCGTCAGGTCGCCCGCCCCTACCCGCGCCGGGCGAAGCCCGGATCATCCATGGAACAGAAGCCGACGCCTTCCTGAGGGAGACGAAACATGCAGCCGAAGAACCGCCCGCCGCGCCCACATTTGCTCCCGCCGCACCGGACAGGGACCCGACCGGCGCACAGCGCGCGGTTCCGCAGCCAAGCCATCCGAGCCACGGCGGTGCTGGCCAGCTTCGGTCTGCTCTCCGCCTGCGCCGCCGAGGAGGAGCCCCCGCCACCACCGCCGCCGGCACCCAGCGGAACCCCTGAAGAACCCACCAGCACCCCTGAGCCGGTGGAGGACACCCTCACCCAGCAGGGAGTCAGCGCGGGACACCCGCTCGCCGTCGAGGCTGGAGAACAGGTCCTCACCGAGGGCGGGAACTCCGTGGACGCCGCCATCGCCGCGGCCTTCGCGATGTCGGTGGTCGAACCCTTCGCATCGGGTCTCGGCGGCGGCGGATCGGTGGTCATCGCCGGACAGGACGGGGACCCGCTCTTCTATGACTACCGCGAGATGGTCGGTGTGGACGGGGAGATCCCAGAGACCGGCATCGGCGCCCCCGGCTTCGTCGCCGGCATGGGACGCCTGCACCAGGAGCACGGCAGCCTGGAGTGGGACCGATTGATCCAGCCTGCCCAGCAGCTCGCCTCCGAGGGCTTCGAGGTCTATGACTTTCTGGCCACCCGGATGACCGAGGACCTCGGCCCCGAGGCGATCGCCGGAGTCCAACCCTTCGAGGTCGACGGCGAGCCGCTGGAGGCCGGAGACCAGCTGGTCCAGACCGAGCTCGCCGGCACGCTGGAGACCCTCGCCGCCGAGGGCTGGGAGTCCTTCTACACCGGCAGCCTCGCCGAGCAGCTGACCCAGGTCGAGGGCATCGACGCGCAGACCCTGGCTGACTATGAGGTCACCGCCGCCGAGCCGGTCTCCGGGGAGTTCGGCGACTACCAGGTCCTCGCGGCCGCACCGGCGCTGCCCGGCCCGGCCCTGGTGCAGCTGCTCCAGATCGCCGAGTCCCAGGGCGTCGCGGAGCTCGAGCCGGGGTCCGCCGAGTACGTCCAGACCCTCTCCGAGGCCTGGCTGGTCGCGGAGGAGACCGTGCTCACCGAGATTGGGGACCCCGCCTTCGTCGAGGTCCCGGTCGAGGAGATCACCGACGCGGAGTCCAACGCCGCCAGGGAGGTCTCCACACAGTCCGCGGCGCAGGATCCCGGTCAGGATTCCGCGCAGGCTCAGGGGGATGCTCCCCAGGCGCAGGCTGACATCCCCCAGGCGCAGGCGCCGCAGGACGCCAACACCACGCATGTCTCGGTGGTCGACGATGAGGGCATCATGGTCTCGATGACCAACACGCTGACGAACTTCTGGGGCGCCGGTGAGGTCAGCGGAGGGTTCTTCCTGAACAACCAGCTCAGCAGGTTCGAAGCAGTGGACTCTCCGGCGAACCGACCCGAGCCGGGCCGGAAGTCCGTGACCTGGTCGATGCCCACCATCGTCCTGGATGACCAGCAGCGTCCGGTCCTGGGCATCGGCACCCCCGGGGGGCATCAGATCCTGAACATCATGGGCACCGTGCTCACCCAGTGGGGGCTCCAGGACGCACCGCTGCAGGAGGCCGTGGACGGACTGCGTTTCCGGCTCATCGCAGAAGATGAGCTCCTGGTCCTCGACGACGAGCCGGACGAGCAGACCCGGGAGGCACTCGAGGACCTCGGCTGGGAGCTGCAGGTGTGGCCCGATGAATGGGGCGGCTTCGGCTCGGTCCAGGCGCTCGAGGTCGACTATGAGACCGGAGAGGTCGCCGGAGCTGATGATGACCGGCGCGTGGGCAGCCACACCGTGATCGACTGACTGCCCTGCACCTGCACCTGGCTGCACGATCCCGGACCAGCCCTGGACCCGCCCTGGTGGCTGAGCGCGGCCGCGCTGGCCGATTAGCATGGAGCCATGAGCCCTCTGTCACCGCGCAGCATCCCGAACATCCTCTCGATCGCCGGCACCGACCCCACCGGAGGGGCCGGGATCCAGGCGGACCTGAAGAGCATCGCCGCGCATCGTGGCTACGGGATGTGCGCGGTGACCGCGCTGGTGGCGCAGAACACCCAGGGGGTGCGGGAGATCCACCTGCCTCCGGTGAGCTTCCTGCGTGCCCAGCTGGATGCGGTCTCCGAAGATGTCGCAATCGACGCGATCAAGATCGGCATGCTGGGCACGGAGGACACCATCCGCGCCGTGGACGACTGGCTCGACAGCCTCGGTGCGCGCGGTGACGGCGGCGGCAGTGATCTCCTCGGCAGTGCCCACGGCGACCGCGGGGCTGGCACCCGGTCTTTGCCGGTGCTGGTGCTGGACCCGGTCATGGTCGCGACCTCCGGTGACCGACTGCTCGACGCCGCCGCAGAGTCTGCGCTGCTGGAGTTTCTGCACCGGGCGGATCTGATCACCCCGAACGTGCCGGAGCTGGCGCTGCTGGCCGGGGAGGAGCCCGCCGGTGATCCCGAGGGCCTGATCGCCCAGGCTCGCACCGTGGCCGATACGCACCAGGTGGTGGTCCTGGCCAAGGGCGGGCACCTGGATGACGCCTCGGCGCAGGAACTCGTGGTGGACACCCTGGTCTACCCTGCCCAGGCCGGTCTGCGCCCGGATGAGGAGCAGTTCGTCTCGCCCAGGATCCACACCCAGAACACGCACGGGACCGGATGTTCGGTCTCGGCGGCCCTGGCGACCCTGGCAGCCCGGGGCCTTAGCTTCTCGGCCGCGCTGCCGGTGGTCAAGGAGTGGATGACCGAAGCTCTGCAGGACTCTGAACGCCTCGACGTC from Nesterenkonia sandarakina encodes the following:
- a CDS encoding DUF418 domain-containing protein → MLSSQARGLSRLYALDVARAAAVFGMIIVNVGPYNDDGWASWIVRALNGRASILFVVLAGIGVTFLARRSLTKGITRRSTLLWRGLLLLGLGLGLQTLEHGVNVILSTYAALFFLAAFMVKMSTRWLFFSAAASALLGPVLWILARQSTDFHIEPAQIGDSPFQILGAILISGPYPLVVWIAPFFLGVWLGRQPLGNAKVQRRLVYLGAITGFGAFGASEVLVRVLGEPDTSEVGFDRLISAVGHSQMPLWLISSSGSAVMVLGILLIVVPYFNQRIRLLVAVGQMPLTAYTAHLVIIALLIYPGPQEPLQGFLISCAIMLGLILFAVVWMANFRYGPLETLLRKTPAFLRVSYRLPERHRRRQVARPYPRRAKPGSSMEQKPTPS
- a CDS encoding gamma-glutamyltransferase, yielding MQPKNRPPRPHLLPPHRTGTRPAHSARFRSQAIRATAVLASFGLLSACAAEEEPPPPPPPAPSGTPEEPTSTPEPVEDTLTQQGVSAGHPLAVEAGEQVLTEGGNSVDAAIAAAFAMSVVEPFASGLGGGGSVVIAGQDGDPLFYDYREMVGVDGEIPETGIGAPGFVAGMGRLHQEHGSLEWDRLIQPAQQLASEGFEVYDFLATRMTEDLGPEAIAGVQPFEVDGEPLEAGDQLVQTELAGTLETLAAEGWESFYTGSLAEQLTQVEGIDAQTLADYEVTAAEPVSGEFGDYQVLAAAPALPGPALVQLLQIAESQGVAELEPGSAEYVQTLSEAWLVAEETVLTEIGDPAFVEVPVEEITDAESNAAREVSTQSAAQDPGQDSAQAQGDAPQAQADIPQAQAPQDANTTHVSVVDDEGIMVSMTNTLTNFWGAGEVSGGFFLNNQLSRFEAVDSPANRPEPGRKSVTWSMPTIVLDDQQRPVLGIGTPGGHQILNIMGTVLTQWGLQDAPLQEAVDGLRFRLIAEDELLVLDDEPDEQTREALEDLGWELQVWPDEWGGFGSVQALEVDYETGEVAGADDDRRVGSHTVID
- a CDS encoding bifunctional hydroxymethylpyrimidine kinase/phosphomethylpyrimidine kinase; the encoded protein is MSPLSPRSIPNILSIAGTDPTGGAGIQADLKSIAAHRGYGMCAVTALVAQNTQGVREIHLPPVSFLRAQLDAVSEDVAIDAIKIGMLGTEDTIRAVDDWLDSLGARGDGGGSDLLGSAHGDRGAGTRSLPVLVLDPVMVATSGDRLLDAAAESALLEFLHRADLITPNVPELALLAGEEPAGDPEGLIAQARTVADTHQVVVLAKGGHLDDASAQELVVDTLVYPAQAGLRPDEEQFVSPRIHTQNTHGTGCSVSAALATLAARGLSFSAALPVVKEWMTEALQDSERLDVGQGHGPIQHFAQLWGGSAAQ